Proteins encoded within one genomic window of Corynebacterium aurimucosum:
- a CDS encoding DEAD/DEAH box helicase: MMSKDTETVATRLGRIILARPDYVDLVQRAEAIVAEYFLTHKITDEPLHRLIAPGLRFADILSHSDKAEHRERAYALIAMFQELKEQQQLDAESLQRLEAFSIAVFSVLGNFPGLRKLEESDESDGYQVPAERLFARGFKEFHQRTSDRSSVLTDAQYEIATAMECVDFYSFSGPTSLGKSFVIKNFLKVEVQKPQLADACVIFLVPTNALVAQTANDLRKLLEALPTVNVAIYPDQPEIMKRLFATTVFVFTPERLIRFLNAPNRSIKLLIVDEAHKIVAENDSRSPLFYYAIDETVRSFATKLIFSSPSLSNPELFLELFGKSTGGSMVVRERTVTQQRFYVDFIDREASYFSSDLESERILVESVDQMSWAPDEAVKFWANGAKSLVYANTPSKVVNHALSFAGEENVEISQQVHRLIERIGREIHPQYYLIDVLKRGVAFHHGKMPVAIREDIESVFKSETSGIDFLFCTSTLLEGVNLPAKNIFILTDKYGGGRSSFGKLDFENLAGRAGRLTEDFQGNVICIRADDATWKDPDLQIPITSPIEVTSFMVPPPESKGRKNYTDIAKVLQGRSVSGTRSDRQSAEKYATILLAQTQKSHASLLSQNFNEKVKDGSKLLKEVNDSLEVSVDTVRRSPEIEPLTQDRVYRLLKNSGDPYVISSVEEISFDSILRMLDTLNRVYDWKDKESSGSRDLFRKNADDAERVRRLKYWASLTHHWIKGLPVSALISRSIAYAEKSGVIYGAGGGNPYQRSVFDPNSKIHINHIIDETLSNLEYGVGFRIPIYLKNYYDICVSLLGEENAGLDLSVLIEFGTTSPVGIELQQIGYTRDSASELWRKGPQHLQLSVEGKIAHLNVEAITLDQNLSDELREETIHLLGTRVS; the protein is encoded by the coding sequence ATGATGTCGAAAGATACTGAAACTGTCGCTACGAGACTTGGTAGAATCATTCTTGCGAGGCCCGACTACGTTGACTTGGTTCAACGAGCAGAAGCCATCGTTGCGGAGTATTTTCTTACTCATAAAATCACTGATGAGCCTTTGCATCGCCTCATTGCACCTGGTCTACGGTTCGCGGATATCCTCTCGCATTCAGACAAGGCCGAGCATCGTGAACGTGCATACGCCTTAATTGCAATGTTTCAAGAACTTAAAGAACAGCAACAACTAGATGCTGAATCACTCCAACGGCTAGAAGCATTTTCCATTGCTGTGTTCTCGGTTCTGGGAAATTTTCCAGGACTTCGCAAGCTAGAGGAGTCTGATGAGAGCGACGGTTACCAAGTTCCAGCTGAGCGGCTATTTGCTCGAGGCTTCAAAGAATTTCACCAAAGAACTTCTGACAGGTCGAGCGTACTAACGGATGCTCAATACGAAATTGCAACCGCTATGGAGTGTGTGGATTTCTACAGTTTCTCTGGGCCAACGTCGCTTGGAAAATCATTTGTAATCAAGAATTTCTTGAAAGTAGAGGTGCAAAAACCACAGCTCGCAGATGCTTGTGTGATCTTCTTGGTCCCCACAAATGCGCTTGTCGCCCAAACGGCAAACGACTTGAGAAAACTACTGGAGGCTCTTCCTACGGTAAACGTAGCCATATATCCAGATCAGCCAGAGATAATGAAAAGGCTTTTTGCGACCACCGTATTTGTGTTTACTCCAGAACGGCTGATTCGCTTCCTCAATGCGCCGAATCGCTCCATCAAGCTACTTATTGTTGACGAGGCCCATAAAATCGTAGCGGAGAATGACTCGCGCAGCCCCCTCTTCTACTATGCAATCGATGAAACCGTTCGAAGCTTTGCGACTAAACTAATCTTCTCTTCGCCGAGCTTGAGCAACCCAGAGCTCTTTCTTGAGCTTTTCGGAAAATCTACTGGCGGAAGCATGGTTGTGCGAGAGCGGACAGTCACCCAGCAAAGATTCTATGTAGATTTCATTGATAGAGAGGCGTCGTATTTCTCGTCGGACTTAGAATCTGAACGGATACTCGTTGAGTCAGTAGATCAAATGTCTTGGGCTCCTGACGAGGCAGTAAAGTTTTGGGCGAATGGGGCTAAGTCACTCGTTTACGCAAATACTCCCTCTAAAGTGGTCAATCATGCCCTCTCATTCGCTGGGGAAGAGAATGTAGAAATCTCTCAACAGGTCCATCGACTTATTGAACGGATTGGTAGAGAGATTCATCCACAATACTACCTCATTGATGTACTTAAGCGAGGCGTTGCTTTTCATCATGGGAAAATGCCGGTTGCGATCCGAGAGGACATTGAAAGCGTATTTAAGAGTGAAACATCTGGGATCGACTTTCTATTCTGCACGTCGACGCTCCTTGAAGGAGTGAACCTTCCTGCAAAGAACATATTTATCCTCACTGATAAATACGGGGGAGGTCGTAGTTCTTTCGGAAAGCTAGACTTCGAGAACTTGGCAGGCCGTGCAGGTAGGTTAACTGAAGACTTTCAAGGCAATGTCATTTGCATCAGGGCAGATGACGCGACATGGAAGGATCCCGACCTGCAGATTCCGATAACATCCCCGATCGAGGTAACGAGCTTTATGGTACCTCCCCCGGAGTCGAAGGGAAGAAAAAATTATACCGATATCGCTAAAGTCCTTCAGGGGAGATCGGTCAGTGGGACCAGGAGCGATCGGCAATCCGCCGAGAAATATGCAACGATTTTACTGGCTCAAACTCAAAAGAGTCATGCCTCGCTTCTTTCGCAGAACTTCAATGAAAAGGTGAAAGATGGGTCTAAACTTCTCAAAGAGGTCAACGATTCACTTGAAGTGAGTGTAGATACTGTACGACGTTCTCCCGAAATTGAACCTCTAACTCAGGACCGCGTATATCGACTTTTAAAGAATTCTGGGGATCCGTACGTTATAAGTTCTGTTGAGGAAATATCTTTTGATAGCATCTTAAGGATGCTTGACACTCTGAATAGAGTGTACGACTGGAAAGACAAAGAGTCTTCAGGTAGTCGCGACCTATTTCGGAAGAATGCAGATGACGCAGAACGTGTCAGGCGGCTTAAGTACTGGGCAAGCTTAACTCACCATTGGATAAAAGGTCTTCCGGTAAGCGCATTGATTTCTCGGTCAATTGCTTACGCAGAGAAGTCAGGCGTAATTTATGGCGCGGGAGGTGGGAATCCCTACCAAAGATCTGTTTTTGATCCGAATTCTAAAATTCATATCAATCACATTATTGACGAAACCCTCAGCAATCTTGAGTATGGTGTAGGATTTCGAATTCCTATATATTTGAAGAATTACTACGACATTTGTGTCAGTCTATTGGGCGAGGAGAATGCCGGACTTGATCTTTCTGTCTTGATTGAGTTTGGCACCACTAGCCCGGTAGGGATAGAGCTTCAGCAAATCGGATACACGAGAGACTCTGCATCTGAACTTTGGAGGAAAGGACCTCAACACCTTCAGTTGTCTGTAGAGGGAAAAATTGCGCATCTAAATGTGGAGGCGATCACTCTCGATCAGAATCTAAGTGACGAGCTCCGAGAGGAGACGATTCACTTACTGGGGACAAGGGTGTCTTAG
- a CDS encoding TIGR02391 family protein yields MNIDWALKELHTFIYLTERVPHPSPSVIGSFPRGSKADIASQAQVAEKIMDRATPGWRSELTGIKPGTWDRHYEAAIRAQAQLQRAEEVAQNLGENAPELSAAELHPWIWDGAQSLWQSGHYREAIGGAIRKLNAETQNKIGRRDVSETNLFKQAFSTDQAKKGASRLRRMKDDGSDTYNSVQRGAMTFAEGVFAGIRNPLSHEADQELTEQEALEYLAALSVLARWVDESTVEASS; encoded by the coding sequence ATGAATATTGATTGGGCGCTAAAAGAGCTGCACACCTTCATCTATCTGACTGAGCGTGTTCCTCACCCAAGTCCTAGCGTCATAGGTAGCTTTCCGCGGGGGTCTAAAGCCGATATTGCTTCTCAGGCGCAAGTAGCCGAGAAGATTATGGATCGGGCTACTCCTGGTTGGCGCTCTGAGTTGACTGGGATTAAGCCGGGCACTTGGGATCGCCATTACGAGGCTGCAATCAGAGCTCAAGCACAGCTCCAACGGGCTGAAGAAGTCGCTCAGAATCTGGGAGAAAATGCTCCAGAGCTTTCTGCTGCGGAGCTGCACCCTTGGATCTGGGACGGAGCACAGTCGCTCTGGCAGTCAGGTCATTACCGTGAAGCCATCGGTGGTGCGATTCGCAAGCTGAATGCTGAGACGCAGAACAAGATCGGTCGTCGGGATGTTAGCGAAACAAATCTTTTCAAGCAGGCTTTCTCCACCGATCAGGCAAAGAAAGGAGCGTCTCGGCTACGACGAATGAAAGATGACGGCAGTGACACCTATAACTCGGTTCAGCGTGGCGCTATGACATTTGCTGAAGGGGTCTTTGCTGGTATTCGAAACCCTCTTAGCCATGAAGCTGATCAAGAACTTACGGAGCAAGAAGCTCTAGAGTATCTCGCCGCCCTTAGCGTTTTGGCACGCTGGGTGGACGAATCCACCGTGGAGGCATCATCATGA
- a CDS encoding type I restriction-modification system subunit M, producing the protein MALKKSDLYSSLWKSADELRGGMDASQYKDYVLTLLFVKYVSDKAKSDPYSLIEVPEGGSFDDLVALKGATDIGEKMNIAIRRLAEANDLQGVINNADFDDPNKLGEGKAMQDRLTNLVSIFQDVDFTGSRAEGDDLLGDAYEYLMRHFATESGKSKGQFYTPAEVSRIMAQVLEIPKDAPRSTTVYDPTCGSGSLLIKVADAAPNGLSIYGQEKDNATWALSRMNMILHGNETHDIRQGDTLSDPKFLKGEQLQTFDYFVANPPFSVKTWKNGFDKEYDRFEGFSEPPEKNGDYAFLLHMVKSLKSDGRGAVILPHGVLFRGNTEAQIREELIRRGLIKAIIGLPANLFYGTGIPACIIVIDKKRATNRTGIFMIDASKGFEKDGPKNRLRPRDMRKIIDTYLAGNDVERFARMVSLSEISDAKNNYNLNIPRYIDTSEPEDIQDLEAHLKGGIPNRDLDALGEYWDAFPNLRDELFRPLREGYSELTVQPDQVAKVIEESEDVKAFTSTVSKAVEDWWGSHGSQLETIDSQTRPQQLIEDLGDDLLEKFRGRPLISEYSMYEQLMSYWNDTMHDDVTLIVGSGWVDAAQPREARITGYDNKKKPKYEAADLVFGTGVKAQRWVTDLISRH; encoded by the coding sequence GTGGCTCTTAAGAAATCCGATCTTTATAGCTCCCTCTGGAAGAGTGCCGATGAGCTGCGTGGCGGCATGGATGCCAGTCAGTACAAGGATTACGTCCTGACACTGCTGTTCGTGAAGTATGTCTCGGATAAGGCGAAGAGCGATCCTTACAGCCTCATTGAAGTTCCGGAAGGCGGATCATTTGATGACCTGGTTGCGCTAAAGGGCGCGACGGACATCGGTGAGAAGATGAACATCGCCATCCGTCGACTGGCTGAAGCCAATGATCTTCAGGGCGTTATCAACAACGCCGACTTCGATGACCCGAACAAGCTGGGCGAAGGTAAGGCGATGCAGGATCGCCTGACGAACCTTGTCAGTATTTTTCAGGACGTCGATTTCACCGGTTCTCGTGCCGAGGGCGACGACCTGCTCGGTGATGCCTACGAATATCTGATGCGCCACTTCGCCACTGAGTCTGGCAAGAGCAAGGGTCAATTCTACACTCCGGCGGAGGTTTCTCGCATCATGGCTCAGGTGCTGGAGATCCCAAAAGATGCCCCTCGCTCGACGACTGTCTATGACCCGACGTGTGGGTCTGGATCGCTTTTGATTAAGGTGGCTGACGCCGCGCCTAATGGCCTGTCGATTTACGGACAGGAGAAAGACAACGCCACCTGGGCACTGTCGCGGATGAACATGATCTTGCACGGCAACGAGACGCATGACATCCGTCAGGGTGACACACTCTCGGATCCGAAATTCCTCAAGGGCGAACAGCTACAGACCTTTGACTACTTCGTAGCCAACCCGCCGTTCTCAGTGAAGACCTGGAAGAACGGTTTCGACAAGGAATACGATCGGTTCGAGGGCTTCTCCGAGCCACCAGAGAAGAACGGTGACTATGCCTTCTTGCTTCATATGGTGAAATCCCTGAAGTCTGATGGTCGGGGAGCGGTTATTCTTCCCCACGGCGTGCTTTTTCGTGGCAACACCGAGGCGCAGATCCGTGAGGAGCTGATCAGGCGTGGTCTAATTAAGGCGATTATTGGGCTGCCGGCCAACCTGTTTTATGGAACCGGCATCCCGGCCTGCATCATTGTCATCGACAAGAAGAGAGCCACCAACCGGACGGGCATCTTCATGATCGATGCCTCCAAGGGCTTCGAGAAAGACGGGCCGAAGAACCGTCTGCGTCCTCGGGATATGCGAAAGATCATCGACACCTATCTTGCCGGCAACGACGTCGAGCGCTTTGCCCGGATGGTGTCGTTGTCGGAAATCTCTGACGCTAAGAACAACTATAACCTCAACATCCCCCGCTACATTGACACGTCTGAACCTGAAGACATTCAGGACCTGGAGGCTCACCTTAAGGGCGGGATTCCGAACCGAGATCTGGATGCTCTGGGTGAATACTGGGATGCTTTCCCGAACCTACGTGACGAGCTATTCCGACCTCTCCGCGAGGGATATTCAGAGCTCACAGTGCAGCCTGATCAGGTCGCCAAGGTGATTGAGGAATCAGAGGATGTTAAGGCTTTTACCTCGACTGTTTCCAAGGCTGTTGAGGATTGGTGGGGTTCTCACGGATCTCAACTGGAAACGATTGACTCGCAGACCAGGCCGCAACAGCTGATTGAGGATCTTGGTGATGACTTGCTGGAGAAGTTCCGGGGCCGTCCGCTGATCAGCGAGTACAGCATGTACGAGCAGCTGATGAGCTACTGGAATGACACCATGCACGATGACGTCACACTCATCGTCGGGTCCGGCTGGGTTGATGCTGCTCAACCGCGTGAAGCTCGGATCACTGGCTATGACAACAAGAAGAAGCCGAAGTACGAGGCTGCTGACCTGGTCTTCGGCACGGGTGTCAAGGCCCAGCGTTGGGTAACTGACCTGATTTCACGGCACTGA
- a CDS encoding alpha/beta hydrolase: MRVLVPVFWELGTVVFRVVGPAVKPHIAHAEVFVSTNDVLVDPSLTQQLADALSAAPITIHGAGHFLESDGYTEFPQLGDRIAQWLRSL; this comes from the coding sequence ATGCGAGTTTTGGTACCGGTGTTCTGGGAACTCGGTACTGTCGTGTTCCGGGTAGTTGGACCTGCTGTCAAACCCCACATCGCTCACGCAGAGGTCTTCGTGTCCACTAATGATGTCCTGGTGGACCCTTCCCTCACGCAGCAGCTTGCCGACGCCCTCTCGGCCGCGCCCATCACCATCCACGGCGCTGGACATTTCCTTGAGAGTGACGGCTATACCGAGTTTCCACAGCTGGGGGATCGCATAGCGCAATGGCTGCGCAGCCTATAG
- a CDS encoding HamA C-terminal domain-containing protein, giving the protein MRGDAILNVIGPTLKQNTRFSDLFYDSVDIDINPRTECKLSVLRIESGEFILDEMFDYLSKASIGYVLSRREYERYLADLAIDPNNAMAWAEDIKAKFQEPNATNGEGGEMILYALLEEVVGAPKILSKMEIKTNNKMPVFGADGLHLLRVRDDEYQLVFGESKMHGDLGGAISKAFESMSSVKDTSFRDDTSLVSSQLMKEAVNDEQLKALEAILIPEPGATQRIKLVNSFGVLVTFDLDVDDFDLSLHDDDQIETEFRIRAQNAVQAKTNDIQKQIRKYQLGATNFHIFAMPFLKRTVGAETHGVDKVRKDLQQRLRWGKG; this is encoded by the coding sequence ATGAGGGGCGATGCCATCTTGAATGTTATAGGTCCAACATTAAAACAGAACACTAGGTTTTCCGACCTCTTTTATGATTCGGTCGACATCGATATCAACCCTAGAACTGAATGCAAACTATCCGTTTTACGGATAGAAAGTGGCGAATTTATCCTAGACGAAATGTTCGACTATCTGTCGAAGGCTAGCATTGGCTACGTCCTATCAAGGAGAGAATACGAAAGGTATCTTGCTGATTTGGCCATCGATCCGAATAACGCCATGGCCTGGGCGGAGGATATTAAAGCAAAGTTTCAAGAGCCGAACGCTACAAATGGCGAAGGCGGCGAAATGATCCTGTATGCACTACTTGAAGAGGTTGTCGGTGCTCCAAAGATTCTAAGTAAAATGGAAATCAAAACCAATAACAAAATGCCAGTATTTGGCGCGGATGGATTACACCTACTCAGAGTGAGAGATGATGAATACCAACTAGTGTTTGGCGAGTCAAAAATGCATGGAGATCTTGGTGGTGCAATTTCGAAAGCCTTTGAATCAATGAGTAGTGTGAAGGATACTTCATTTAGAGACGATACGTCACTGGTATCCAGTCAACTAATGAAAGAGGCTGTTAATGATGAACAGCTCAAAGCGCTAGAAGCTATTCTTATTCCAGAACCGGGTGCGACTCAGCGTATTAAGCTCGTCAATTCTTTTGGTGTTCTAGTGACCTTTGATCTTGACGTCGACGACTTCGATCTTTCTCTACATGACGATGACCAAATCGAGACCGAATTTAGAATCCGGGCGCAAAATGCGGTACAGGCAAAAACCAATGATATTCAGAAGCAGATTCGGAAGTATCAGCTTGGTGCAACAAATTTCCATATATTTGCTATGCCCTTCTTGAAAAGAACAGTCGGAGCAGAGACGCACGGTGTCGACAAGGTGCGTAAAGATCTTCAGCAACGACTTCGGTGGGGGAAGGGATGA
- a CDS encoding restriction endonuclease subunit S, with translation MVSCHEVQRISDFAEVKTGPFGSALHQKDYKATGTPIVTVEHLGDRGIIHQNLPLVGTEDLKRLSTYKCREGDILFSRVGSIDRNAIVKGEEDGWLFSGRLLRVRVDQAKVNSGYLSQVFHTENFKDKVRSVAVGQTMPSLNTQILGSLTVDLPSLDEQKIVAGRLSSADQLIETLERLISKKQAIKQGMMQELLTGRKRLPGFTKPWKNISIARHSHLKARIGWHGLTTGEYLQSGSYKLVGGTDFKNAKIDWNSAAFVSKWRFDQDRNIQLQPDDVLITKDGTIGKVAIVDNLPFPATLNSGVFVVRPIRGTYESRFLYWLLRSSVFENFISSLSAGSTINHLYQKDLNTLTLDFPEDFSEQREIASVLDDADSEIRALESRLESARNIKQGMMQELLTGRIRLPVGGKQDEY, from the coding sequence ATGGTTTCTTGTCATGAAGTTCAGAGGATTTCGGATTTTGCAGAAGTTAAGACTGGGCCCTTTGGCTCTGCTCTTCATCAGAAAGACTATAAAGCTACAGGGACCCCGATAGTCACAGTGGAACACCTCGGAGATAGAGGCATTATTCACCAAAATCTTCCTCTTGTGGGAACAGAAGACTTGAAGCGTCTTTCGACTTATAAGTGCCGTGAAGGAGACATCCTTTTCAGCAGGGTCGGGTCAATAGATAGAAACGCGATCGTCAAGGGAGAAGAAGATGGCTGGTTGTTTTCTGGGCGTCTTTTACGTGTGAGAGTGGACCAGGCAAAAGTAAACTCTGGATATCTCAGTCAAGTTTTTCATACTGAAAATTTCAAAGATAAGGTGCGGTCCGTAGCAGTAGGCCAAACCATGCCTTCTCTAAATACGCAGATTCTCGGCAGTTTGACTGTCGATTTGCCATCGCTTGATGAACAGAAGATTGTCGCAGGTAGGTTGAGTTCGGCTGATCAACTCATTGAAACTCTTGAACGCCTCATCTCAAAGAAGCAGGCAATCAAGCAGGGCATGATGCAGGAGCTGCTGACTGGTCGCAAACGCTTGCCGGGATTTACCAAACCTTGGAAGAATATATCAATTGCGAGACACTCCCATTTGAAGGCAAGAATTGGCTGGCACGGGCTCACGACCGGTGAATATCTCCAGTCGGGCAGCTATAAACTAGTCGGTGGCACTGATTTTAAGAATGCTAAAATAGACTGGAATTCAGCCGCTTTTGTGAGTAAATGGCGATTCGATCAAGATCGCAATATTCAACTTCAACCTGACGATGTCCTTATAACTAAGGACGGAACTATTGGTAAAGTTGCAATTGTTGATAATCTTCCTTTTCCGGCCACATTGAATAGTGGAGTTTTTGTAGTGCGACCGATCCGGGGAACCTACGAATCGAGGTTCTTGTATTGGCTGTTGCGTTCTTCAGTGTTCGAGAACTTCATTTCATCCCTAAGTGCGGGGTCAACCATTAATCATCTTTACCAAAAGGATCTAAATACTCTTACTTTAGATTTTCCAGAGGACTTTTCTGAACAGCGAGAGATTGCGAGTGTACTGGATGACGCTGACTCAGAGATCAGAGCCTTGGAGTCTCGCCTCGAATCAGCTCGCAATATAAAGCAGGGTATGATGCAGGAGCTACTCACTGGGAGAATCCGCCTTCCCGTAGGGGGCAAGCAAGATGAATATTGA
- a CDS encoding type I restriction endonuclease subunit R yields the protein MSLVGQRERVTQNRVVDILSSQLGYEYAGDWKDRANSNVEEELLRQNLLARGYEEDLVRRAIEQLRKAASLPTGGSLYDVNRKVYSLLRYGVKVKRSASENFETIWIIDWDNPEANHFVVAEEVSIKGRNTKRPDVVLYVNGIALGVIELKRSKVSIGDGIRQHLGNQKADFVRPFFTTVQLLFAGSDVEGLRYGVIETPEKYWLEWKEPSVVENHLDCGLLQMANKQRFLELIHDFIVFDSGVKKTARHNQYFGVKAAQERIARREGGIIWHTQGSGKSLTMVWLAKWIRENQREARVLVITDRTELDEQIEKVFAGVDETIERSTSGAGMIGMLGRNQPWLMCSLVHKFRGDDEKDQGDTEDFVRQLKKPLLEGFSPKGNLFVFVDEAHRTQSGKLHKAMKELLPNAMFIGFTGTPLLKKDKAKSIETFGSYIHTYKFDEAVDDGVVLDLRYEARDIDQRLMSPERVDEWFKIHTQGMTDLTKHQLKKRWATIKEVESAEPRARQIAADILMDMARMPRLMDGRGNAMLVCSSVYQACKFYDIFSRSELAGKVAIITIYEPNASQISKEDSGAGKNEEIVKYDVYRRMLADYFQTNADDAVKRIDEFEKDVKEKFINHPGQMRLMIVVDKLLTGFDAPSATYLYIDKNMQDHGLFQAICRVNRLDGDDKKYGYIVDYRDLFKSLEDAVSDYTSEAFADYDEEDVEGLLKDRIEQERQDLDEALEMVRALCEPVAPPKGTLQYQHYFCAMESGSAEQLKANEPKRGDLYKGVTSLVHAYANLANRMSEAGYSESEAASIKSQVKHFVDVRDEVKLGAGENVDLKQFEAGMRSLLDTYIQADASRNLATFDQGLVQLIVEHGVGALEKLPENIRKTPEAAAETIVNNVRKTIVDEQAMNPKYYETMSTLLDALIEQRREAVIDYEEYLLKLVELTQRLAKGESDRKFPDWAKTPARRALIDFAWPKNIEVDVERIYATIQRNKEHGWSGDKKSRSL from the coding sequence ATGAGTCTGGTCGGGCAGCGTGAGCGTGTCACGCAGAATCGCGTCGTGGACATCCTGTCGAGTCAGCTCGGGTATGAGTATGCCGGGGATTGGAAGGATCGGGCCAACTCCAACGTTGAAGAAGAGCTGTTGCGCCAGAATCTGCTGGCACGTGGCTACGAGGAGGACTTGGTTCGACGTGCCATCGAGCAGCTTCGCAAGGCTGCTTCGCTGCCGACTGGTGGATCGCTATACGACGTCAACCGCAAGGTCTACAGCTTGCTGCGCTACGGCGTGAAGGTAAAGCGCAGCGCTTCTGAAAACTTCGAGACCATCTGGATTATCGACTGGGACAACCCGGAGGCTAACCACTTCGTGGTGGCTGAAGAGGTTTCGATCAAGGGCAGAAACACCAAGCGTCCAGATGTCGTGCTCTACGTCAACGGCATCGCTCTCGGCGTCATCGAACTCAAGCGTTCCAAGGTCAGCATCGGTGACGGCATCCGACAGCACCTCGGCAACCAGAAGGCAGATTTCGTTCGCCCCTTCTTTACCACTGTTCAACTGCTTTTTGCCGGTAGTGATGTTGAGGGCCTACGTTACGGCGTGATTGAGACTCCGGAGAAGTACTGGCTGGAGTGGAAAGAGCCAAGCGTGGTTGAGAACCATCTCGACTGTGGATTGCTCCAGATGGCGAACAAACAGCGCTTCTTGGAGCTGATTCATGACTTCATCGTCTTCGACTCGGGTGTGAAGAAGACGGCCCGACATAACCAGTACTTCGGTGTTAAGGCTGCTCAGGAGCGTATTGCTCGTCGCGAGGGTGGCATTATTTGGCACACTCAGGGGTCAGGCAAGAGCTTGACGATGGTGTGGCTGGCGAAGTGGATCCGGGAGAACCAGCGCGAAGCGCGTGTCTTGGTGATCACCGACCGGACTGAGCTCGATGAGCAGATCGAGAAGGTCTTTGCCGGTGTTGACGAGACCATCGAGCGATCGACGTCTGGCGCCGGCATGATCGGCATGCTGGGCCGGAACCAGCCATGGCTGATGTGCTCACTGGTGCACAAGTTCCGGGGCGATGACGAGAAGGATCAGGGCGACACCGAGGATTTCGTGCGTCAGCTCAAGAAACCTCTCCTTGAAGGGTTCAGCCCCAAGGGCAATCTCTTCGTCTTTGTCGATGAAGCTCACCGCACCCAGAGTGGCAAACTCCATAAGGCGATGAAGGAGCTGTTGCCGAACGCGATGTTCATCGGCTTTACCGGCACTCCGCTTCTCAAGAAGGACAAGGCCAAAAGTATCGAGACCTTCGGGTCGTACATCCACACCTACAAGTTCGATGAGGCCGTTGATGACGGCGTGGTGCTGGATCTGCGTTATGAGGCTCGGGATATTGACCAGCGGCTTATGAGCCCGGAGCGGGTCGATGAGTGGTTCAAGATCCACACCCAGGGCATGACCGACCTAACGAAGCACCAGCTGAAGAAGCGCTGGGCGACGATCAAGGAAGTTGAGTCGGCTGAGCCGCGAGCTCGGCAGATCGCCGCTGACATCCTGATGGATATGGCTAGAATGCCTCGCCTGATGGATGGTCGAGGTAATGCCATGTTGGTGTGTTCGAGTGTCTACCAGGCCTGCAAGTTCTATGACATCTTCAGCCGTAGTGAATTGGCCGGTAAGGTCGCGATCATCACGATCTATGAGCCGAACGCATCCCAGATCTCGAAGGAAGACTCTGGGGCTGGCAAGAACGAGGAGATCGTCAAGTACGACGTCTACCGTCGGATGCTCGCTGACTACTTCCAGACCAATGCTGATGATGCCGTTAAGCGGATTGACGAGTTCGAGAAGGACGTCAAGGAGAAGTTCATCAATCATCCGGGTCAGATGAGGCTGATGATCGTGGTCGACAAACTGCTGACCGGCTTTGATGCTCCGAGTGCGACTTATCTTTACATCGATAAGAACATGCAAGATCATGGTCTTTTCCAGGCTATTTGTCGCGTGAACCGGCTTGACGGTGATGACAAGAAATACGGCTACATCGTCGACTACCGCGACCTGTTCAAATCTCTGGAGGATGCGGTTTCTGACTACACCTCCGAAGCTTTCGCCGACTACGACGAGGAAGATGTGGAAGGCCTACTCAAGGATCGTATTGAGCAGGAGCGTCAAGACCTGGACGAGGCTCTTGAAATGGTGCGTGCTCTGTGTGAGCCGGTGGCTCCCCCTAAGGGCACGTTGCAGTACCAGCACTATTTCTGCGCGATGGAAAGCGGCAGCGCAGAGCAACTCAAGGCTAACGAACCTAAGAGAGGGGATCTGTACAAGGGCGTGACAAGTCTGGTACACGCCTATGCCAACTTGGCCAACCGTATGAGTGAGGCTGGATACTCGGAAAGTGAAGCTGCATCAATCAAGTCTCAAGTGAAACACTTTGTTGATGTGCGCGACGAGGTGAAGCTTGGAGCCGGTGAGAATGTTGACCTCAAGCAGTTTGAGGCCGGCATGCGTTCTCTACTGGATACTTATATCCAGGCAGACGCATCGCGAAACCTTGCGACTTTTGACCAAGGGCTCGTGCAGCTCATTGTCGAACATGGAGTTGGGGCTTTAGAGAAACTTCCGGAGAACATCCGAAAGACCCCGGAGGCTGCGGCTGAAACCATCGTCAATAACGTCCGTAAGACAATCGTTGACGAGCAGGCCATGAACCCGAAGTATTACGAAACTATGTCTACTTTGCTCGATGCACTGATTGAGCAGCGTCGTGAGGCTGTGATCGACTACGAGGAGTATCTGCTTAAGCTGGTTGAGTTAACCCAGCGTCTCGCCAAGGGCGAATCTGATAGGAAATTCCCTGACTGGGCCAAGACGCCTGCTCGACGGGCCCTGATCGACTTCGCGTGGCCGAAGAATATCGAGGTCGACGTCGAGCGGATTTACGCCACGATTCAGCGCAACAAGGAGCATGGCTGGTCTGGAGACAAGAAAAGCAGAAGTCTTTGA